The Prevotella sp. E2-28 genome includes the window AACGTCATCATGAAAGACCTCGTGAAACTAATGGATCCTAAGTATATTGAGGTTATCGGTCTGTTCACACCTCGTGGCGGCATCAGCATCTATCCATATGCCAACTATGGCCGTCCAGGCACGAAGTATGAAAAGATGGCCGAGCAGCGCCTTTATTCTTTCGGCTCTTCTACCTTTCGGTAATAACTGCGTACATCGTCCTTGAAGCGCAGCACGAGCGAGTCGGCTTCCAGCAGCATTACATCTGCCGTATCAGAAACTAGCGTTTGCATTTCGCCCAGCGAGTCGGCTTCACAGCGAAGCATAACTAATCGTCCGTTGAATATTTTCCATTCGTTGAAGAATTGCGCAATGGGGTATTCCACGGGCGATTCTTCGTCAGAGGTGACATTCTTCGCGTATGAGCCAGGCACATACATCAAATTATCGTGCTTGATATCAATGCCATACTCTTTGGGAATCTCAAGCAGAGCCTTGATAGAGTCGGGCAGTTGCGCTATTTTCTGACGCTCTGTGTTACCCTCCATATCGGCACGCTGATGAAGGGTGGGGTAGACTAGGTGTCGCCACTGGCCCATAAGCTGTTCTGTGACAATTACTAGGTCGGCTACTGTAGAGTCTCGTTCGTTTTTCATGATAGCCAGTTTGTCGCCAATATGGATCTTACCCATTATCTGACGCTTCTTTACCGCATTTAGGATGTGCAAAGTATCTGGATCGCCGCCATCATACGGTATAGGCAGAAAAATCACTAACGTGTCATTGCATCCGTCACAGGCCAAACCGTAGATCGTCTGGTCGTCATCATCGCTGACGGTCACTTCCTGCTCAGTTACAACGGGGTCTTGTTTGGTTCCGCATCCCCACATAATGAGGGTTGCAATGATGCATAGTATTGTATTCTTTTTCATTTTTGTCTGTATTTTGGGGCAAAGTTACTAATTTCTTTTGATTTTGACCCTTATATTGAGATTTATTTTGTAATTTTGCATCCACGTTTTAGGATACAAGTTATTTTATATAGATTATGGCAACAAAGAAACAAATCAAGTTTAGTCTCGTCTACCGCGATATGTGGCAGTCGTCTGGTAAGTTCCAGCCCCGTAAGGATCAGTTGGAGCGTATTGCCCCCGTCATCATCGAGATGGGCTGTTTCTCACGTGTAGAAACCAATGGTGGTGCCTTTGAGCAGGTGAACCTTATGGCAGGTGAGAATCCTAATGATGCTGTACGTGCTTTCTGTAAGCCCTTCAATGAGGCCGGCATCCAGACCCACATGCTGGATCGTGGCCTGAACGCTCTCCGTATGTATCCTGTTCCCGATGATGTTCGTGAACTGATGTATAAGGTGAAGAAGGCTCAGGGTGTGGACATCCCACGTATCTTCTGCGGATTGAACGACACACGTAATATCATTCCTTCTATCAAGTGGGCCAAGGCTGCTGGCATGATTCCACAGGCCACTCTTTGTATCACCACATCTCCCGTTCACACCGTTGAGTACTACTCAAACATTGCCGACGAGGTAATCGCCGCTGGTGCCGAGGAGATTTGCTTGAAGGATATGGCCGGTATTGGTCAGCCCGCTATGCTGGGTGCTCTGACTAAGGCTATCAAGACCAAACATCCTGAAATCATCATCCAGTATCACGGTCACTCTGGTCCTGGTCTGTCTATGGCCTCTATCCTTGAGGTCTGCAACAATGGTGCCGACATCATCGATACCGCTATCGAGCCTCTCAGCTGGGGTAAGGTTCATCCAGATATCATATCTGTTCAGTCTATGCTGAAGAACGAGGGCTTCGATGTACCCGAAATCAATATGAACGCCTATATGCAGGCCCGTACCCTCACTCAGGAGTTCATCGACGAGTGGCTGGGGTATTTCATTAATCCTGCTAATAAGCACATGTCTTCACTATTGTTGGGTTGTGGTCTGCCTGGTGGTATGATGGGCTCAATGATGGCTGACCTTGGTGGTATCCAGACCATGATTAACAAGATTCGTGCTCAGAAGGGCGAGGCAGAACTGACAATGGACGATATGCTGGTGAAGCTGTTCAACGAGGTTGAATATGTATGGCCACGCGTAGGTTATCCTCCATTGGTAACGCCGTTCTCTCAGTACACCAAGAATATCGCTCTGATGAACCTCCTCACCATCGAGCAGGGCAAGGGTCGTTTCGTGATGATGGACGACGCTATGTGGGGCATGATTCTCGGCAAGAGCGGAAAGATTCCTGGAACCGTTGATCCTGAGCTCGTAGAGTTGGCTAAGAAGCAGAACCGTGAGTTCACAGATGTAGATCCTCATACATTGCTTGAAAACGCCCTTGATGGCTTCAAGAAAGAAATGGACGAGAATGGTTGGGACTATGGAAAGGACAACGAAGAACTCTTCGAGTTGGCCATGCACCCAGAGCAGTATCGTGCATTTAAGAGCGGACAGGCTAAGAAGCAGTTCCTGGCTGACCTCCAAAAAGCTAAGGATGCAAAACTCGGCTCAAAGATGAGCGCTGAGGAACTGGCAGCCTTCAAGCACGCTAAGGCAGACGCACTGGTATGTCCGTCAGCAGGACAGATTTTCTACGAGTTCAATGGTGAGGGCGAATGCGCTCCATGTGTTGAGCCATTCATTGGACAGAAATATGAAGAAGGTCAGACGTTCTGCTATTTAATGGAGAAATGGGGAGAAATAGTTCCCATTCCTGCAGCTCTTGGCGGTAAACTTGTTGAGGTTTCTGCTAAGCAAGGTGCAAAGGTTCGCAAGGGCGACGTGCTCGCATGGATTGAACGTAACGAGAAGTAATTCATAAAAATGCGCCAGTTACGAAAACCTGTATAGGTTCACTAACTGACGCATTATTTTTTTCTAGTCCGAAAGTATTTATTGTTTTATCCGAGAATCGGCATTATGATAAATAAATAATTTAAAAAGTTAAGGGACCGCTCTTTTGCGGCCCCTATTTTTATAATTCTGAGAATCCTTTAAATTCTTTTCTATTTCATGAATCAGAATGTATAACCAACGGTAAGGAGTAACTGATGACGATTGAATTTTACGTCAGAAGGTGTACAAGTATTTGTCAAAAAATCATGTGAATCATCAGAATTAGCTACAACATCAGTTGCAGTTACGTTTGGCTGGTATGGAAAGAACTGTCCGTTTGTAGTATTATACTGATAAGCTACATCGAAATTCCAGCCATCGTACTTGTAGCCAAGACCACAGGTTATACGGTTTGTAGATTTCCAGTTTGTATAATCAGCCGTTGATGAATACCAGTTGCCAATGCTTGCCAAACGCGTGTCACGTACACCGTTATCTTGGTACATCGGAGAAACATAGTTATAGCCAAAACGTACAGCAAAATTTGGATCTGGTTTGAATTCTGCACCGAGTTTAAGTGTAGAAACTCCCTTTAAAGTATTCTCTGTGTGAGCGTTCATGACGTCATCGCTGTAAGAATCAGGATTTCCGTATGCATCATAGCCATCATTAATACGGTTATCAGCTGTGCTATAGTCGGCATATTCATAGCTAGCACCCAAAGCCAGGAAATTGCCTATGGTATGTCCTAAACTGAGTCCGAATTTCCAAGGTGTGTAGTATTTATACTCGTAAGTCTCACCACTTGAATACTCATCGTAGCCCCAGTTCTTGAATGAAGGATTCAGTGCATTGTAATCTGTAGCATTTATTAATAAAGTGGCATTCTGAGACTTAAGGTCATACCATGTAGGCGTTGTGATGCTGACACCAAAGCGGAAAGCAGATTCTTCGAAAGGACGGAAAATTGCACCTACAGAAAGGTCAACACCAGTACCTGTTATCTTGCGCTCGTCAGCCAATACGGTATTGCCAATAGGCCTGTCTTGACCATCAACAAGGAATTCCTGATACTCACTATAGCCTTTATAGTTTACCTGTTTGAGACCCAGTGTAAGTCCCAGAAATACCTGATTATTGATATTACCACTCAGGTTAAAATCAAAGTTACCAATCCAGCCGCTATGAGCACGATCGAAACTATAATCGGTACCTTCAAAATAAACATTCTTGAAAGTCTCACTGGCAGGGAAATTATCCTGGTCCCAGTTCAAGCCATTCGTGTAAACATGATCCCACTGTGTATAGGTATATGCACGATCATTGCTTACCTTATCACGCCAGCCATCTACAGTCCCATTACTACCCTCTTCCAGATAATAACCTCCTTGGCGTTCGCTAGCTAAACAACTCTTTTGATAAGCAAGTTTTCCCAATGAGCCTTGTAAGTTATTGGCTGCCGAGAGAATCTGGTCGAAATTACGACTCTTGTGATAGTTGAATGCAAAGTTAAGGAACGAGTTCTGGCCAGTCTGCGTGGAATAAACGAAGCCTGCCTGGTCGAAACTGAAATTGGTCTTGCCCACCTGGTCGAAGCGCCTCGTGTCTTCCTGAGACACAATGCCTATAGAGGCACTGGCGGTGCTGTGACGGAACACGCCGATGGCAGCAGGATTGGTGCCGATGGCAGAGATGTCGGCTCCCAGGGCATCGAGAGCGCCGCCCATACCCACATAGCGGGCTGTGCCGTTGAGGTCGGAACCCAGCAGGCGGGCATTTTCATAGGTATCTTGTGCAGCCGCTGGCAACATGGCTAGCGTAAAGACTGCGAGGGAAACAATCTTTTTCATATCATTACAAGTTATATTTTTTCAATCTTTTTAATCATCTTCTGCCGCCGCCTGTGCGTCCGCCGCCACCACCAGAGCGCGTGCCACCACCGCTGCTGAAGCCGCCCGAACGACTGCCGCCACCGCTATAGCCACCACCGCCGCTGTAGCTGCTGCTACTGGACCTTGTGGGTGTGAGGCTGCTGCCGCTGCCGCTGAAACTGCTGTTGCTGTAAGAAGATGAGCTGTAGCCGCCGCCTGAAATCGTGGTGCGGGTAGAACTGCGCGAGGTAGTAGTACGGGTGCCCGAGCGAGTGGAACTGGCTGAAGTGGCACGTCCGCTGTTGCCAGAATAAGCACGGTTGCGTGCGCCGTCGAAGCGACTGCTGCTGGTATAGCTTGTCACGCTGCCACGAGTGCTGCTGCGCGAATAGTTGCCGCTGCGAGCCAGTGTGCCTGTGTTGCCTGTGCCGTAATAGCGGGTGCCGCCGTGATGATAACCTCCGTAGTAACCTCCATAGTAGCCTCCGTAGTAAGAATAGTGGTAATAGGGATAGCTCCAGCGCCAACCCCAGCCGTAGTCATAATACCAGGGGTCGCACCAGCCGTAGTACCAGGAGGGATAGTACCAAGAGTCGTACCAGGGATAGAAGGACGAATAATACCAGGGCGAATGCCACATCCACGAGTCGTGACTGCCGTCGGAATAGCCCTCCCAGTAGGCATCCTTTGGCGTATAGCCGTCCCAGCGCGCCATCTTCCTGGTCAGCTGGTAGTCGCCAGCAGAGTCGGGATATACGCCCTCTACAGCCTGGAAATCAATGATATCACTATCGTTGGGCAGCGTCTCGTAGCTGCTTCCCCTGCGGTTATAGTCGTCAACACTTCTTCGCGAGCCGGAATGATAAACCTTTTCTGAGGCGGGCTCGTAAGTGGAGGTGACGCGAGTGGAACTCTTCGACTTCTTGGCAGAGCCGAAATACATATCATCGTCTTGCGCCGCCATCGAGAGGGGCAGCAGGGCGAGAATCATTGAGAGAGACATCCAATTTTTCATATCTTAAAACGATTTAGTTATTCTTTCACGATGCAAAAATACTACTAATTTTTATGCAAAGATAGGGAAAAACCCTAAAACGTGGTAGGATTTTCCCTATTTTATGTAATTTTGCAGGTAAATTTAACAGGGTTATGAAATATTTTGAAGTGAATTTCACGATTAACGCTCCTGAGGAACAGATGCAGGATGCACGCGACATACTCTCGGCACTGGCTGGAGAGGCTGGTTTCGAAACTTTTGAGGATACAGACGAGGGCGTGAAAGGCTACGTGCAGCAGGCACTCTTTGATGAGGATATGCTCAGGGCACTGACGGGCGACTTCCCCCTACCCTCGTGTGAAGTTTCGTTTGTTGTGAGCGAGGCCGAGGACAAGGACTGGAACGAGCAATGGGAGCAAGAAGGATTTGAACCGATAGTGGTGAAGGGTGAGGGGTTGGAAGTTAGAGGTGAGAGGTTAGAGGTTAGAGGTGAGAGGTTAGAGGTTAGAGATGAGAGGTTAGAGGTTAGTGGTGAGGGGTTAGAGGTTAGTGGTGAGGGGTTAGAGGATAGACCTGAGCGCACGATTATTATTCATGATGGCCGTCACATGCCACAAAACTATCCTCTAACCTCTAACCCCTCACCCCTAACCACTGCCACTGCCATTGAAATAGATGCTCGACTGGCTTTCGGCACAGGCACCCACGAGACCACTCGCATGATGGTCGGTCAGCTGATGGGGCTGAAGATGGATGGCAGGCGCGTGCTGGATTGCGGCACGGGAACTGGCATTCTGGGAATTGCTGCGCTGAAGTTAGGAGCGGCTGAGGCGGTGGGCTACGATATTGACGAATGGAGTGCCGACAACGCACGGCATAATGCTGTGATAAATATGGTGGACAACAGGTTTACCTCGCTGCTGGGCGATGCTGCTATATTAAAAGAAGTAGAAGGGCTGTTTGACGTGGTGCTGGCCAATATCAACAGAAACATATTGCTGAACGATATGGAGGCTTTTGTCAGCAAAATGGCACCAAACGCTATCCTGCTGCTCAGCGGATTCTATGAGCAGGACATACTCATGCTGGAAGAGAAAGCGGCATCGCTAGGACTAAAAAAACAAGCCCAGCAGCACGACGGCGACTGGGCTTGCTTGAAATTCATCTTCGCTTAATTGTTTACGGAACCTCCCACGATATCGAGCAACTCGCTGGTAATAGCCTGCTGACGACTCTTGTTGTACTGCAGGTTCAACTGGCGCAGCAGCTCGTTGGCATTATCCGTAGCGGTCTGCATGGCCACCATACGGGCGGCGTGCTCAGAGGCAACGCTATCCAGCAAGGCGGTATAGAGCATCAGATGGCCCATCTTGGGAATGAGCTGCGACAGCACAGTGTGCATATCGGGCTCTACAATGAAGTTGTCATTGAGCGGAGCCACCTCATTTTCTTTCACCTTCTTCTTGCGTCCCTTCTTCTTCAGATACTCCTGTGCCTGTCTCGTCACCACATTTGACGTCAGGTCGCGCTCATGATCCGCATTCAGCTCTGACTCAAGGTCAATGGGCAGGAAGGTCTTATGCGTAAGAATCTGAGAACCGGCACTTTTGAAGTGGTGGTAAATCAGTTCTACTTTGTCTATCTCGCCTTTGGCAAAGCGCTCGCCCAGCTCCACAGCCAGGTCGATGCACTGCTTCACGTTAGGATGGTCCACAAGGTCGGCCAAATCACACTTCACGTTGTAACCCAGTTTGCGGGCTTTCTCGGCCACCTTTCGTCCAATAGGATAAACCTCTACATTCTCCTTACCCAGTTCCTCTGAGAGCGCATTCGTAGCCTTCATCATCACCTTAATGGTATTGCCGTTGAAGGCACCACAAAGCGATGAGTTACTACTGAATACCACCAAGGCCACACGCTTGACTGGTCGCTCCTGATCGTAAATAGTCTGAGCCCCAGGTTCAGCCGCGAGGAACGACTTGAGGATGTGCTCCAGCATAGTCTCGTAAGGCAGCATATTTTGAATTGCCACCTGAGCATGATGCAGCTTCGACGAAGCAACCATCTTCATCGCACTGGTAATCTTGCGAGTGGAGTTGACTGAAGCAATACGTCCTTTAATCTCCTTTAATGACGGCATAGGCTATTAGGCTTTATAGGTTCCTGCAATATCGGCCATTACCTGCTCAATGGTGCCAACGGTGGCATCATCAATCTTGCCGCTTGCCAGTGTCTCTATAACCTCGGGATGGGCAGAACGCAACTTGTCGAGGAACTGATCCTGACACTGGCGAACCTTCTCAATGGGCACTTGACGCATCAAACCATTCACACCGCAATAGAGAATGGCCACCTGCTCGCCCACGGGCATAGGTGAATACTGAGGCTGAATAAGCAACTGATTGTTCTTACGACCTCTGTCAAGAGTCATAGCCGTCACAGCATCCATATCGCTTGAGAATTTAGAGAAGGCCTCGAGCTCACGATACTGAGCTTGGTCAATCTTCAGCGTACCAGCAACCTTCTTCATAGACTTGATCTGTGCCGAACCACCCACACGAGATACAGAGATACCTACGTTGATGGCAGGACGGAAGCCCTGGTTGAAGAGGTCTGACTCCAAGAAAATCTGACCATCGGTGATAGAGATCACGTTGGTGGGGATGTAAGCTGACACGTCGCCAGCTTGAGTCTCAATGATAGGCAGAGCGGTGAGCGAACCACCACCCTTGACATGACCCTTCATACATTCAGGCAGGTCGTTCATCTGCTCGGCCACCTCCTGCTGTTCGTTCATCTTTGCAGCACGCTCCAGCAAACGAGAGTGCAGGTAGAATACGTCACCAGGATAAGCTTCACGACCAGAAGGACGACGCAGAATCAGAGATACCTCACGATAGGCCACTGCCTGCTTTGACAGGTCGTCATAGACCACCAATGCGGGCAGACCACGGTCGCGGAAATACTCACCGATAGCGGCACCAGCGAAAGGTGCGTAGTACTGCATAGCAGCGGGATCGGCAGCAGTAGCAGCTACGATAATGGTGTAAGGCATAGCGCCATGCTCCTTCAGGGTCTGCACCAGGGCGGCAACGGTAGAGGCTTTCTGACCAATGGCCACATAGATACAATATACGGGTTTGCCAGCCTCGTAGAAACTCTTCTGGTTGATGATAGTGTCTACAGCAATGGCCGTCTTACCCGTCTGACGGTCACCGATGATCAACTCACGCTGGCCACGACCGATAGGAATCATTGAGTCAACAGCCTTCAAGCCGGTCTGCAGGGGCTCCTTCACGGGCTGGCGATAAATAACGCCAGGTGCCTTACGGTCTAGGGGCATCTCGAACGAGTCTTTCAGGTCAATATCGCCCTTACCGTCGATGGCCTGACCCAATGGGTTGATTACGCGGCCCAGCATATTATCGTTCACGCGGATAGAGGCAATGCGCTTGGTGCGCTTCACCACCATACCTTCCTTGATGCCCGACGTGGTGCCCAGCAGCACACAACCCACGTTGTCTTCTTCAAGGTTCATCACGATGGCCATCGTGCCGTTCTCGAACTCCAGCAGCTCGTTGGCCTCGGCATTACGAAGACCATAGATACGAGCCACACCGTCAGAGACCTGAAGCACGGTACCCACCTCGTCGAACTGGGCACTACCTGAGATGCCGTTCAGCTGTTCAAGCAGCACCTGAGAGACTTCGCTTGGTTTAATTTTATCTGACATAAATATAATTCTTAATACTTAATGCTTAATGCATAATTATTTTTTCAGTGTGTTGAGTATTGAGTTAAGGCGCGATTTCACACTGGCATCCATACGGAAGGTGTCGTATTCGAGCACGAAACCTCCGATAATGTCAGGATTGACCTGCGTCTCAAACTCTACTGTGCCTTGAGTCTTTGCCTCTACCATTTGGCGCATCTTCTGCTCGGTAGCAGCCGACACACGAGTGGCAGTAGTCAGTTTTCCAAGGATGATATTCTTCTGCTGACGATAGAGTGTGACGTAAGAATTGGCCATGAACTGAATCATGTTCTCGCGACCTTCCTTGAGCACCAGGGCTATGAAAGCTTTCGAGAGAGCCGACGACTCATTACCACCAACGGCGGTTTCGAGCAACATCTGCTTCTTCTCCTTGGCGAGCATGGGGTTGTCTATCGTTTGGCGAAGAGCGGGCACCTCAATGAAACTCTTTGCCAAGAGCATCATCTCCTGATACACCTCGCTTTCTTGCTTCGCATCGGTCGCACTCTTCAGAAGAGCACGTGCATACCTAACCGATATTACTCCTATATCCATACGCTTCACCTTTATTATTTATTAGAAGATATATCATCCAACATACGGTCGATGAGATCCATCTGCGACTTATCGTCCTTCAGGTTCTGCTTCAGAACCTTCTCGGCGATTTCTACGCTTAATGTAGCTACTTGCTGACGGATATCGGCTATAGCGGCTTGCTTCTGCTGCTCAATCTCAAGTTTTGCGTCATTGAGCAAACGGGCACTTTCCTCACGAGCCTTTTCCTGGGCTTTCTCTACAATGGCATCGCGTGTCTCAGCAGCCTCCTTCAGCATCTGGGCTTGCTTTTCGCGTGCTTCCTGAAGAATGGCTTCACCTTCTTGCTTGATATTCTCAAGGCGCTCTGATGCCTCGTGTGCCTTCTGCAGACTCTCGTCAATATACCGCTTACGCTCATCTACCATATTAATGATAGCAGGAAAGCCGTACTTTGCAAGCACAAGGAAGACCACCAAGAACGCTATGAGCATCCAGAACAAGAGTCCGAGATCGGGCGTCAGGATTGATGGCAATTTAGTGAAATCCATTAGCGATCGTTATTTATTTAATAAGGAATGCACAAGCAGCTATAGCAAACAGAGCACAACCCTCCACAAATGCTGAGGTCAGAATCATGTTGGTCTGAATCTTACCAGTTGCCTCTGGCTGACGAGCAATAGCGTCCATAGCGCTACCACCAATCTTACCAATACCCAAACCTGCACCAATTGTTGCAATACCAGCACCAAT containing:
- a CDS encoding lipocalin family protein, which gives rise to MKKNTILCIIATLIMWGCGTKQDPVVTEQEVTVSDDDDQTIYGLACDGCNDTLVIFLPIPYDGGDPDTLHILNAVKKRQIMGKIHIGDKLAIMKNERDSTVADLVIVTEQLMGQWRHLVYPTLHQRADMEGNTERQKIAQLPDSIKALLEIPKEYGIDIKHDNLMYVPGSYAKNVTSDEESPVEYPIAQFFNEWKIFNGRLVMLRCEADSLGEMQTLVSDTADVMLLEADSLVLRFKDDVRSYYRKVEEPKE
- a CDS encoding oxaloacetate decarboxylase; its protein translation is MATKKQIKFSLVYRDMWQSSGKFQPRKDQLERIAPVIIEMGCFSRVETNGGAFEQVNLMAGENPNDAVRAFCKPFNEAGIQTHMLDRGLNALRMYPVPDDVRELMYKVKKAQGVDIPRIFCGLNDTRNIIPSIKWAKAAGMIPQATLCITTSPVHTVEYYSNIADEVIAAGAEEICLKDMAGIGQPAMLGALTKAIKTKHPEIIIQYHGHSGPGLSMASILEVCNNGADIIDTAIEPLSWGKVHPDIISVQSMLKNEGFDVPEINMNAYMQARTLTQEFIDEWLGYFINPANKHMSSLLLGCGLPGGMMGSMMADLGGIQTMINKIRAQKGEAELTMDDMLVKLFNEVEYVWPRVGYPPLVTPFSQYTKNIALMNLLTIEQGKGRFVMMDDAMWGMILGKSGKIPGTVDPELVELAKKQNREFTDVDPHTLLENALDGFKKEMDENGWDYGKDNEELFELAMHPEQYRAFKSGQAKKQFLADLQKAKDAKLGSKMSAEELAAFKHAKADALVCPSAGQIFYEFNGEGECAPCVEPFIGQKYEEGQTFCYLMEKWGEIVPIPAALGGKLVEVSAKQGAKVRKGDVLAWIERNEK
- a CDS encoding hemin receptor, which encodes MKKIVSLAVFTLAMLPAAAQDTYENARLLGSDLNGTARYVGMGGALDALGADISAIGTNPAAIGVFRHSTASASIGIVSQEDTRRFDQVGKTNFSFDQAGFVYSTQTGQNSFLNFAFNYHKSRNFDQILSAANNLQGSLGKLAYQKSCLASERQGGYYLEEGSNGTVDGWRDKVSNDRAYTYTQWDHVYTNGLNWDQDNFPASETFKNVYFEGTDYSFDRAHSGWIGNFDFNLSGNINNQVFLGLTLGLKQVNYKGYSEYQEFLVDGQDRPIGNTVLADERKITGTGVDLSVGAIFRPFEESAFRFGVSITTPTWYDLKSQNATLLINATDYNALNPSFKNWGYDEYSSGETYEYKYYTPWKFGLSLGHTIGNFLALGASYEYADYSTADNRINDGYDAYGNPDSYSDDVMNAHTENTLKGVSTLKLGAEFKPDPNFAVRFGYNYVSPMYQDNGVRDTRLASIGNWYSSTADYTNWKSTNRITCGLGYKYDGWNFDVAYQYNTTNGQFFPYQPNVTATDVVANSDDSHDFLTNTCTPSDVKFNRHQLLLTVGYTF
- a CDS encoding 50S ribosomal protein L11 methyltransferase; the encoded protein is MKYFEVNFTINAPEEQMQDARDILSALAGEAGFETFEDTDEGVKGYVQQALFDEDMLRALTGDFPLPSCEVSFVVSEAEDKDWNEQWEQEGFEPIVVKGEGLEVRGERLEVRGERLEVRDERLEVSGEGLEVSGEGLEDRPERTIIIHDGRHMPQNYPLTSNPSPLTTATAIEIDARLAFGTGTHETTRMMVGQLMGLKMDGRRVLDCGTGTGILGIAALKLGAAEAVGYDIDEWSADNARHNAVINMVDNRFTSLLGDAAILKEVEGLFDVVLANINRNILLNDMEAFVSKMAPNAILLLSGFYEQDILMLEEKAASLGLKKQAQQHDGDWACLKFIFA
- a CDS encoding F0F1 ATP synthase subunit gamma, whose translation is MPSLKEIKGRIASVNSTRKITSAMKMVASSKLHHAQVAIQNMLPYETMLEHILKSFLAAEPGAQTIYDQERPVKRVALVVFSSNSSLCGAFNGNTIKVMMKATNALSEELGKENVEVYPIGRKVAEKARKLGYNVKCDLADLVDHPNVKQCIDLAVELGERFAKGEIDKVELIYHHFKSAGSQILTHKTFLPIDLESELNADHERDLTSNVVTRQAQEYLKKKGRKKKVKENEVAPLNDNFIVEPDMHTVLSQLIPKMGHLMLYTALLDSVASEHAARMVAMQTATDNANELLRQLNLQYNKSRQQAITSELLDIVGGSVNN
- the atpA gene encoding F0F1 ATP synthase subunit alpha — encoded protein: MSDKIKPSEVSQVLLEQLNGISGSAQFDEVGTVLQVSDGVARIYGLRNAEANELLEFENGTMAIVMNLEEDNVGCVLLGTTSGIKEGMVVKRTKRIASIRVNDNMLGRVINPLGQAIDGKGDIDLKDSFEMPLDRKAPGVIYRQPVKEPLQTGLKAVDSMIPIGRGQRELIIGDRQTGKTAIAVDTIINQKSFYEAGKPVYCIYVAIGQKASTVAALVQTLKEHGAMPYTIIVAATAADPAAMQYYAPFAGAAIGEYFRDRGLPALVVYDDLSKQAVAYREVSLILRRPSGREAYPGDVFYLHSRLLERAAKMNEQQEVAEQMNDLPECMKGHVKGGGSLTALPIIETQAGDVSAYIPTNVISITDGQIFLESDLFNQGFRPAINVGISVSRVGGSAQIKSMKKVAGTLKIDQAQYRELEAFSKFSSDMDAVTAMTLDRGRKNNQLLIQPQYSPMPVGEQVAILYCGVNGLMRQVPIEKVRQCQDQFLDKLRSAHPEVIETLASGKIDDATVGTIEQVMADIAGTYKA
- a CDS encoding F0F1 ATP synthase subunit delta gives rise to the protein MDIGVISVRYARALLKSATDAKQESEVYQEMMLLAKSFIEVPALRQTIDNPMLAKEKKQMLLETAVGGNESSALSKAFIALVLKEGRENMIQFMANSYVTLYRQQKNIILGKLTTATRVSAATEQKMRQMVEAKTQGTVEFETQVNPDIIGGFVLEYDTFRMDASVKSRLNSILNTLKK
- the atpF gene encoding F0F1 ATP synthase subunit B; protein product: MDFTKLPSILTPDLGLLFWMLIAFLVVFLVLAKYGFPAIINMVDERKRYIDESLQKAHEASERLENIKQEGEAILQEAREKQAQMLKEAAETRDAIVEKAQEKAREESARLLNDAKLEIEQQKQAAIADIRQQVATLSVEIAEKVLKQNLKDDKSQMDLIDRMLDDISSNK
- the atpE gene encoding ATP synthase F0 subunit C; translated protein: MIISILAAEGLAQLGCGIGAGIATIGAGLGIGKIGGSAMDAIARQPEATGKIQTNMILTSAFVEGCALFAIAACAFLIK